A single window of Paludibacter jiangxiensis DNA harbors:
- a CDS encoding L-ribulose-5-phosphate 4-epimerase yields the protein MTRKELKEVVWQTNLDLVKHGLVIFTWGNVSAIDRNEGIVAIKPSGISYDDMKPEDMVLLDIEGNVVEGKWKPSSDTPTHLALYRAFEGIGGVVHTHSTFATSWAQAGCDIPNIGTTHADYFSQAIPCTRAMTEAEVKGEYELETGNVIIERFQGINPVHVPGVLVKNHGPFSWGKDAHDAVHNAVVMEQVAKMAFVAYSVNPQLQMNPLLVEKHFMRKHGPNAYYGQ from the coding sequence ATGACCAGAAAAGAACTGAAAGAAGTGGTATGGCAAACAAACCTCGACCTTGTAAAACATGGTTTGGTGATTTTTACCTGGGGTAATGTTAGTGCCATTGACCGTAACGAAGGTATCGTGGCAATTAAACCTTCGGGTATCTCTTATGATGATATGAAACCTGAAGATATGGTGCTGCTCGATATCGAAGGTAATGTGGTGGAAGGAAAATGGAAACCATCTTCCGATACTCCTACTCACCTTGCACTCTATCGTGCGTTTGAAGGCATCGGTGGAGTAGTACATACACACTCAACATTTGCAACATCGTGGGCTCAGGCCGGATGCGATATTCCCAACATCGGTACAACACATGCCGACTATTTCAGTCAGGCAATTCCCTGTACCCGTGCAATGACGGAAGCCGAAGTGAAAGGCGAATATGAACTGGAGACCGGAAATGTCATCATCGAACGTTTTCAGGGCATCAATCCGGTGCATGTGCCGGGCGTGCTGGTGAAGAACCATGGCCCATTCTCGTGGGGCAAAGATGCTCACGATGCAGTGCACAACGCCGTTGTGATGGAACAAGTGGCTAAAATGGCATTTGTGGCTTACAGCGTTAACCCGCAATTGCAGATGAATCCTTTGCTTGTAGAAAAACATTTTATGCGTAAACACGGACCGAATGCCTATTACGGGCAATAG